A stretch of Paraburkholderia phenazinium DNA encodes these proteins:
- a CDS encoding cytochrome ubiquinol oxidase subunit I, giving the protein MNPNALDLSRIQFAFTISFHIIFPALSIGLASFLAVLEAVWLRTGKRHYKELCVYWSKIFAIGFGMGVVSGVVMAYEFGTNWSGFAKFAGPVTGPLLTYEVMTAFFLEAGFLGIMLFGWEKVGPRAHFGATLMVAIGTLISTFWILASNSWMQTPQGIKIENGHVVPLDWFKIIFNPSFPFRLAHMTLAAFIVAALVVAATGAWHLLKGRRDPAVKTMFSMALWLLLVLTPVQAIVGDQHGLNTRKYQPAKIAAIEGLWETEKGGTALNLIGFPDMNSEVTRHAVQVPHLGSLILTHSWTGEIRGLKEFPPGDRPDSSIIFWTFRVMAGLGMLMILMALIGVMLRRRGRIFESRTYQRFVLFMGPTGFISLLAGWITTEVGRQPWVVYGVLRTAQAVSPVTSQSVGISLMVLVIAYCVVFGTGIYYVVRFLREGPVVPDEVGKPIGRPTLEIGRTGRRPLAVAELRSAAQHSLERSGK; this is encoded by the coding sequence ATGAATCCGAACGCACTCGATCTTTCGCGAATACAGTTTGCTTTCACTATATCGTTCCACATAATTTTTCCGGCCTTGAGCATCGGCCTGGCGAGCTTTTTAGCCGTACTTGAAGCAGTGTGGCTGCGGACGGGTAAACGTCACTACAAAGAGCTCTGCGTTTACTGGTCTAAGATTTTCGCGATCGGATTCGGCATGGGCGTCGTGTCCGGTGTGGTGATGGCGTACGAGTTTGGAACGAACTGGTCGGGGTTCGCAAAGTTCGCAGGTCCCGTCACGGGCCCTCTTCTGACGTACGAAGTCATGACCGCATTTTTCCTTGAAGCGGGCTTTCTCGGAATCATGCTGTTTGGTTGGGAAAAAGTAGGGCCGCGTGCACATTTCGGCGCCACGCTGATGGTCGCGATCGGCACTTTAATCTCGACGTTCTGGATCCTTGCGTCAAATAGCTGGATGCAGACGCCCCAAGGTATCAAGATCGAGAACGGCCATGTCGTTCCGCTCGACTGGTTCAAGATTATCTTTAACCCTTCCTTTCCGTTCAGGCTTGCACACATGACTCTCGCAGCGTTCATTGTCGCGGCCCTCGTCGTTGCGGCTACAGGTGCGTGGCATTTACTGAAGGGCCGGAGGGATCCAGCGGTCAAGACGATGTTTTCGATGGCGCTCTGGCTATTGCTGGTCCTTACGCCGGTTCAGGCGATTGTTGGTGACCAGCACGGCCTGAATACGCGCAAATATCAGCCGGCCAAGATCGCAGCCATTGAGGGGCTTTGGGAAACCGAAAAAGGCGGAACCGCGCTGAACCTGATTGGCTTTCCCGACATGAACTCGGAGGTGACCCGTCACGCCGTGCAGGTTCCGCATCTAGGTAGCCTGATCCTGACGCATAGCTGGACCGGTGAAATTCGCGGTCTCAAGGAATTTCCCCCGGGAGACCGTCCTGACTCGTCGATCATCTTCTGGACCTTCCGCGTTATGGCAGGCCTTGGCATGTTGATGATTCTGATGGCGCTCATCGGGGTAATGCTGCGGCGACGGGGGCGAATTTTCGAAAGCAGGACGTATCAGCGCTTCGTTCTTTTTATGGGCCCCACGGGGTTTATCTCGCTACTGGCAGGATGGATCACCACTGAGGTGGGGCGACAGCCCTGGGTTGTCTATGGGGTGCTACGAACCGCGCAAGCGGTTTCGCCGGTCACGTCGCAGAGTGTTGGGATCTCTCTCATGGTTCTCGTCATTGCCTACTGTGTTGTGTTCGGAACCGGCATCTACTACGTCGTGCGTTTCCTGCGGGAAGGGCCGGTTGTGCCTGATGAAGTGGGAAAGCCTATTGGACGCCCGACCCTGGAGATAGGCCGCACTGGGCGCAGGCCGCTAGCCGTAGCTGAGCTGCGCAGTGCTGCTCAACATAGCCTCGAAAGGAGTGGGAAATGA
- the poxB gene encoding ubiquinone-dependent pyruvate dehydrogenase, with product MGKQTIADYLAKTLAAAGVERIWGVTGDSLNGLAFSLEELGSIRWMHTRHEESAAFAAGADAASTGRLAVCAGSCGPGNLHLINGLFDCHRNHQPVLAIAAHIPSSEIGLGYFQETHPQELFRECSHFAELVTNPEQFPRVLERAMRTAIEEHGVAVIVLPGDVALKECPHPVGLWSEISPAAIIPATADIDRLADLLNSSKDVTLLCGSGTAGAHDEVVALAQALKAPVVHALRGKQFVEWDNPYDVGMTGLIGFSSGYHAMESCDTLVMLGTDFPYRAFYPGNAKIVQIDWKGSKLGHRAPLTLGLVGTVKDTIRAVLPLLQHKDERRFLDNAIAHYTTARMDLEDLAVASEPDRPIHPQYLTRLIDEAAADDAIFTADVGTPTLWAARYLSMNGRRQLHGSFNHGSMANAMPQALGAQGANPGRQVVSLSGDGGLSMLLGDLLTARQLDLPIKVVVFNNSLLGFVSMELKAGGYLDTNVDLSKTDFAAIAKAAGIFSIRVEESEDIAAALKAAFEHPGPALVDVVTSKHELAMPPKIEFEQAKGFSLYMLRAILNGRGDEIVELARTNLR from the coding sequence ATGGGCAAACAGACTATCGCCGATTATCTGGCAAAAACCCTTGCCGCCGCTGGCGTAGAACGAATCTGGGGCGTAACAGGTGACAGTCTGAACGGACTCGCCTTTAGCCTTGAAGAGCTCGGTTCGATTCGCTGGATGCACACGCGTCACGAGGAAAGTGCCGCGTTTGCCGCGGGAGCAGACGCAGCATCGACCGGACGGCTAGCCGTCTGCGCGGGCAGCTGCGGTCCGGGCAATCTTCATTTGATCAACGGATTGTTCGACTGCCATCGCAATCATCAGCCCGTGCTTGCAATTGCCGCACACATTCCGTCGTCGGAAATCGGTTTAGGCTATTTTCAGGAGACGCATCCTCAGGAGTTGTTCCGGGAATGCAGCCATTTCGCCGAGCTCGTGACGAATCCGGAACAGTTCCCACGAGTGCTCGAACGAGCAATGCGCACGGCCATTGAGGAGCACGGCGTCGCTGTCATCGTTTTGCCCGGAGACGTCGCACTGAAAGAGTGTCCGCACCCGGTCGGCCTGTGGAGCGAAATATCCCCAGCGGCGATTATTCCCGCGACTGCCGATATTGACCGTCTGGCGGATCTACTCAATTCATCGAAAGATGTCACGTTACTGTGCGGTAGTGGTACGGCGGGCGCGCATGACGAAGTGGTTGCGCTGGCGCAAGCGCTTAAGGCACCGGTGGTCCATGCCCTGCGCGGCAAGCAGTTCGTCGAATGGGACAATCCGTACGACGTTGGCATGACTGGCCTGATTGGCTTTAGCTCTGGATATCATGCGATGGAGTCGTGTGACACGCTAGTGATGCTGGGTACGGATTTCCCGTACCGCGCGTTCTATCCGGGCAACGCGAAGATCGTGCAGATCGACTGGAAGGGCTCGAAGCTCGGCCATCGGGCACCGCTTACGCTCGGGCTCGTGGGGACGGTCAAGGATACGATCAGAGCGGTCCTGCCGCTTTTACAGCACAAGGATGAGCGGCGCTTTCTGGACAATGCGATCGCGCACTACACCACGGCGAGAATGGATCTCGAGGATCTTGCGGTTGCGTCTGAACCTGATAGACCCATTCATCCGCAGTATCTGACACGGCTAATCGACGAAGCGGCCGCCGACGATGCGATCTTTACCGCGGATGTCGGAACGCCCACGCTCTGGGCGGCGCGGTACCTGAGCATGAATGGCAGGCGTCAGCTGCATGGTTCATTCAATCACGGGTCCATGGCGAACGCCATGCCACAAGCGCTTGGCGCGCAGGGAGCCAACCCGGGGCGGCAAGTTGTCTCTTTGTCCGGGGACGGCGGTCTGTCAATGCTGCTCGGGGATCTGTTGACGGCACGGCAACTCGATCTTCCTATCAAAGTCGTGGTGTTCAACAACAGTCTGCTGGGATTCGTTTCCATGGAGTTGAAGGCCGGCGGCTATCTCGACACCAACGTAGATCTGAGCAAGACGGATTTCGCCGCCATTGCGAAAGCGGCCGGGATTTTCAGCATTAGGGTCGAAGAGTCCGAAGACATTGCTGCAGCCTTGAAAGCCGCCTTCGAACACCCCGGCCCGGCGCTCGTCGACGTGGTGACTTCAAAACACGAACTCGCTATGCCGCCGAAGATCGAGTTCGAACAAGCAAAGGGTTTCAGCCTGTATATGTTGCGCGCCATCCTTAACGGACGAGGGGACGAAATCGTCGAGCTTGCGAGAACCAACCTTCGCTAA
- a CDS encoding LysR family transcriptional regulator, with amino-acid sequence MNKLEAIRVFMRVAELSSFSLAGKQLNKSPAAITRNVAMLEAQLNMRLMNRSTRSLSLTEAGKVYLDGCRAVTRALDEVESGLVRTAHDHCGVLRIASPAVFATTGLASLLASYRTIAPRVDFEVTTSDGPIDVIEGGFDVCFSTDRYPISSSLVCRPLITIKEILVAAPAYLARRGEPTSPFSLQQHDLLTERDGARSWEFADGTGVQKITVSSILSATSSAAVRSAALANMGIALLPIPLVADDIAKARLVPLLDRYQINGGPQHIALVYYERRCLTAKVSSFIDFVLDRFSKPPIQESAATLRVVA; translated from the coding sequence ATGAACAAGCTGGAAGCTATCCGTGTCTTCATGCGTGTTGCTGAACTCAGTAGCTTTTCTCTTGCTGGTAAGCAATTGAACAAGTCACCGGCCGCAATCACGCGCAACGTCGCGATGCTGGAGGCGCAACTCAATATGCGTCTGATGAACCGCTCGACGCGCAGTCTGTCACTTACCGAGGCGGGCAAGGTTTACCTCGATGGGTGCCGCGCCGTCACCCGGGCTCTCGATGAGGTCGAGTCGGGCCTGGTTCGTACCGCACACGACCACTGCGGTGTACTTCGTATTGCTTCGCCGGCAGTGTTTGCTACGACTGGTCTTGCGTCGTTGCTGGCGTCATATCGCACAATTGCCCCTCGAGTAGATTTCGAGGTAACGACGTCCGATGGGCCGATCGACGTGATCGAAGGGGGCTTCGACGTGTGCTTTTCCACAGACCGCTATCCAATCAGTTCTTCACTCGTCTGCCGCCCGCTGATAACAATCAAGGAGATCCTAGTCGCTGCCCCGGCATATCTGGCGCGGCGGGGGGAGCCTACCAGTCCGTTCAGCCTTCAGCAGCATGATCTGCTAACGGAGCGCGACGGAGCCCGCTCGTGGGAGTTCGCTGACGGGACTGGAGTACAGAAAATCACGGTGAGCAGCATCCTCAGTGCTACCAGTAGTGCTGCGGTTCGTTCTGCGGCTTTGGCCAACATGGGTATCGCGTTGCTGCCCATTCCGCTTGTCGCAGATGACATCGCAAAGGCAAGGTTGGTGCCGCTACTCGATCGCTACCAGATAAACGGCGGTCCGCAACACATCGCGCTCGTCTACTACGAACGCAGATGTCTTACCGCGAAGGTGAGCAGCTTTATCGACTTCGTGCTCGACCGATTCAGCAAGCCGCCTATCCAGGAGTCGGCAGCCACTTTGCGTGTGGTGGCATAG
- a CDS encoding winged helix-turn-helix domain-containing protein: MSNLQAFIALDQISAAAIGHAVLSAIRSVGVDSLVLDADVMSMVEERIRESNDLGNQIPRTKHSDAAIETALRIGALELDLLKRKATHNGHTLDLRPTELKVLECLMRRADQIVTRTMIFEDVWNCHFDPHTNRIDVHVGKLRRKLAAQDTGPHIHTFRGAGYMLK; the protein is encoded by the coding sequence ATGTCTAACCTCCAGGCGTTTATCGCGCTAGATCAGATTTCTGCTGCGGCTATCGGGCATGCAGTGCTATCCGCCATTCGCAGCGTCGGCGTTGATTCGCTTGTGCTGGATGCAGACGTAATGTCGATGGTGGAAGAGCGCATTCGAGAATCAAATGATCTCGGCAATCAGATACCGCGCACTAAACACTCCGATGCTGCGATTGAAACCGCCTTGCGCATTGGGGCGCTCGAACTCGACCTCTTAAAGAGGAAGGCAACGCATAACGGCCATACCCTGGATCTGAGACCCACCGAGTTGAAAGTGCTCGAATGTCTGATGCGCCGCGCCGATCAGATCGTGACGCGCACGATGATTTTCGAAGACGTGTGGAATTGCCACTTCGATCCGCACACGAACCGCATCGACGTCCACGTCGGAAAGTTGAGAAGGAAGCTGGCCGCGCAGGATACGGGGCCGCATATTCATACTTTCCGAGGTGCTGGTTACATGCTCAAGTGA
- a CDS encoding efflux RND transporter permease subunit, with protein MNAIVLIALRRPLTFVVMGILILLFGATAVRKTPTDIFPDIKIPVVAVVWTYNGLSPQDMSGRVIYYYERALTATVDNIEHIESQSLYGRGIVKIFFQPGTDIAAAQAQITSISQTVLKQLPDGITPPQVLSYSASDVPVLDLQVSAQGLTAAQVYDLASNLIRPQLVAVPGAAIPAPYGGAALNVEIDLDQTKLMAHGLSAVDVGNALKSQNVVLPAGDQKIGALDFLVETNASPVEVATFNNLPVKTVNGVTVYLRDVAYVHSGSPPQTNAVLVKGKQAVLIQILKSGNASTLQVVSGIKKVLPGIIRTLPPGVQITTLNDASGFVRDSVKEVVQEMITAAILTGLTVLLFLGSWRATLIVATSIPLAILCSVLALSWCGQTINIMTLGGLALAVGILVDDATVMIENIDAHLEAGAELEPGIITAANQIVVPTFVATLCICIVWLPLFQLGGVAGYLFVPLAEAIIFAMIASFILSRTLVPTMAAYLLRGQVEQRKRGPVEHSGIFTRFQRGFEHRFTQFRVAYRSTLTRVVMQRRRFVTLFSIGAFASLALLGFLGRDFFPGIKSGEIDMHMRAPVGTRLEDASEIAVLVNASIRKILPGEVTNVLDNCGLPVSGINEAYNSTGTIGPQDCDITISLKSNRSPVDDYRFKLRRELPRLFPGTAFTFLPGDITAKILNFGLPAPIDVQIAGSSQDANFAYAQALAANLRRIPGSADVNIQQTLNQPTLKIAASRSFASGINLTEADIANNALATLSGSGQTAPTYWLDTSAGVSHLVNLQTPQDELSSVNDLETIPIDGTNDGTSGNGPQLLGALSRISQTGTPLLASHYSILPVIDIFVSNQQRDLGAVQDAVDHVVAGMKHEIPRGASVRLLGQGQTMRSAYAQLLAGLALSILLVYLVIVVNFQSWLDPFIIITALPAALAGIVWSLFLTNTTLSVPALTGAIMCMGTATANSILVVSFARERLAAHGNAVEAAIEAGFARIRPVLMTALAMIIGMLPMSFSNTQNAPLGRAVIGGLLCATFATLLFVPCVFALLHRDRSTNMESHA; from the coding sequence ATGAACGCCATTGTCCTGATCGCACTGCGCCGCCCACTGACTTTTGTCGTAATGGGCATCCTGATCCTGTTGTTCGGCGCAACGGCCGTACGCAAGACCCCAACAGACATTTTTCCCGACATCAAGATTCCGGTTGTCGCCGTGGTGTGGACCTACAACGGCCTGTCGCCACAGGACATGTCGGGCCGCGTTATCTACTACTACGAACGCGCCCTGACTGCGACGGTCGACAATATCGAACACATTGAAAGTCAATCGCTCTACGGGCGCGGTATCGTCAAGATTTTTTTCCAGCCCGGAACCGACATAGCCGCCGCACAGGCGCAGATTACTTCGATATCACAAACGGTGTTAAAGCAGTTGCCTGACGGCATTACCCCACCACAAGTCTTATCGTATAGCGCTTCCGACGTTCCGGTTCTCGATCTGCAAGTGTCAGCGCAAGGATTGACCGCCGCCCAAGTATACGACCTGGCGTCGAACCTGATCCGCCCGCAACTGGTTGCCGTGCCAGGCGCCGCCATTCCTGCGCCATACGGTGGCGCGGCCCTCAACGTAGAAATCGATCTTGACCAAACCAAGCTGATGGCTCACGGACTTTCCGCCGTAGACGTCGGCAATGCGTTGAAGTCACAGAATGTCGTGCTTCCCGCCGGCGACCAGAAAATTGGTGCGCTGGATTTTCTGGTCGAAACGAACGCCAGTCCGGTGGAAGTGGCGACATTCAACAACCTGCCGGTCAAGACCGTCAACGGCGTGACGGTGTATCTGCGCGATGTGGCCTATGTCCACAGCGGCTCACCACCGCAGACTAATGCGGTTCTGGTGAAAGGCAAGCAAGCGGTGCTTATCCAGATCCTCAAGAGCGGCAATGCCTCGACGCTGCAAGTCGTAAGCGGGATCAAGAAAGTGCTGCCAGGCATCATCCGCACCCTGCCACCAGGTGTGCAGATCACTACTTTGAACGACGCATCTGGCTTCGTGCGCGACTCGGTGAAAGAAGTGGTCCAGGAGATGATCACCGCTGCCATCCTGACCGGCCTCACGGTATTGCTTTTTCTCGGGAGTTGGCGTGCGACCCTCATCGTTGCTACGTCGATTCCGCTGGCCATCCTCTGCTCCGTGCTGGCGCTCTCGTGGTGCGGACAGACTATCAATATCATGACCCTTGGTGGACTTGCGCTTGCAGTCGGCATTCTCGTCGACGACGCAACCGTGATGATCGAAAACATCGACGCTCACCTAGAAGCCGGTGCTGAGCTTGAGCCGGGCATCATCACCGCCGCGAACCAGATCGTTGTTCCGACTTTTGTTGCCACGTTGTGCATTTGTATCGTATGGCTGCCTCTATTCCAACTCGGCGGCGTCGCGGGTTATTTGTTCGTGCCACTCGCCGAAGCCATCATTTTCGCGATGATCGCGTCATTCATTCTCTCGCGCACATTGGTGCCGACCATGGCGGCCTACCTGTTACGCGGCCAGGTTGAGCAGCGCAAGCGGGGACCGGTGGAGCATTCGGGCATATTCACGCGCTTTCAGCGCGGTTTCGAGCATCGCTTCACGCAGTTTCGCGTGGCGTATCGCAGCACGCTGACGCGCGTCGTCATGCAGCGACGGCGCTTTGTGACGCTATTCTCCATCGGAGCGTTCGCGTCACTTGCCCTGCTTGGCTTTCTCGGACGTGACTTCTTCCCGGGTATCAAGTCCGGAGAGATCGATATGCATATGAGGGCGCCGGTCGGTACGCGTCTTGAAGACGCATCCGAGATTGCGGTCCTCGTCAACGCATCGATCCGCAAAATCCTGCCTGGCGAGGTCACCAACGTTCTGGACAATTGCGGCCTCCCCGTAAGCGGCATTAACGAGGCGTATAACTCGACCGGCACGATCGGCCCGCAAGACTGCGATATCACAATCAGTCTGAAGAGCAACCGCTCACCCGTCGACGACTACCGTTTCAAGCTGCGGCGCGAACTTCCCAGACTGTTCCCAGGAACGGCCTTCACGTTCCTGCCGGGCGACATCACGGCAAAGATTCTCAACTTTGGACTCCCAGCACCAATTGACGTACAGATAGCCGGTAGCTCACAAGACGCCAATTTCGCCTATGCGCAAGCCTTGGCCGCAAATCTGCGTCGCATTCCTGGTAGCGCCGACGTCAATATCCAGCAAACGCTCAACCAGCCTACCTTGAAGATCGCCGCGTCGAGGTCGTTCGCTTCCGGTATTAATCTGACTGAGGCTGACATTGCCAACAACGCGCTCGCTACGCTGTCCGGTAGCGGCCAGACCGCACCGACCTACTGGCTCGATACCTCAGCTGGTGTGTCGCACCTCGTGAACCTTCAAACTCCACAGGATGAGTTGAGCTCGGTTAACGATCTCGAGACCATTCCTATCGATGGGACGAACGATGGCACAAGTGGTAATGGCCCGCAGCTTCTAGGTGCACTGAGCCGCATCAGCCAGACCGGTACGCCCTTGCTTGCGTCGCACTACAGCATCCTGCCGGTGATCGACATTTTCGTCAGCAATCAGCAACGCGACCTCGGTGCGGTACAGGATGCAGTGGATCACGTCGTCGCGGGTATGAAGCACGAAATCCCGCGCGGCGCCAGCGTACGCCTGCTCGGTCAAGGCCAGACCATGCGCAGCGCGTATGCCCAATTGCTCGCCGGGCTGGCGCTGTCGATCCTGCTCGTCTATCTCGTCATCGTCGTGAACTTTCAGTCATGGCTGGACCCGTTCATCATCATCACCGCGTTGCCCGCCGCGCTGGCCGGAATTGTCTGGAGTCTCTTTCTGACCAACACCACCCTATCCGTGCCGGCGCTGACCGGAGCCATCATGTGCATGGGGACTGCGACTGCGAATTCGATTCTGGTGGTCTCGTTCGCCCGTGAGCGTCTCGCCGCCCACGGCAATGCTGTAGAGGCGGCGATCGAGGCAGGATTTGCACGGATCAGGCCGGTTTTGATGACCGCGCTCGCAATGATCATCGGCATGCTGCCAATGTCCTTCAGCAATACCCAGAACGCACCGCTAGGACGCGCCGTCATCGGTGGTCTGCTGTGCGCGACCTTCGCCACGCTACTGTTTGTGCCGTGTGTTTTTGCACTCTTGCACCGTGACAGAAGCACTAACATGGAGTCGCACGCATGA
- a CDS encoding efflux RND transporter periplasmic adaptor subunit, which yields MNANQEVSLSRRMPAWLLAALAALLAAGFIILGITRRYSNVADLRNVASEESIPQVQIISPAPGPATRSITLPGTIKAWSYAPIYAQVSGYVTKWFKDYGAPAKAGELLATVDAPAVDEQYESALADLEVAQTNYQLAKVTAARWSSLAGTQAVSQQEVDVKVADAAVQMAQVHAAEHKVARFKVLEAFKKIVAPFDGVVTSRNTDVGNYVNGAGGDVGARGSDDELFSVADIHEMRVFVSVPQDYSGMLEPGLTATLTLPQYPDRVFKASFDTTANAFNPQTRTVVTELLIPNPDHLIWPGTYADVHFVAPSDHGVLIVPEQALLFRAQGMQVALLDASNKVHLQGVKLGRNLGQTVEIVGGLKRSDRLILNPSAGTLEGEQVRIAAGVPGIAPDAKFRPPGADAATMSDTQHAKVQAATDNGDQ from the coding sequence ATGAACGCGAATCAGGAAGTTTCACTCTCGCGCCGTATGCCGGCCTGGCTGCTGGCAGCATTGGCTGCCCTGCTGGCAGCCGGATTCATCATCCTCGGCATCACCCGACGCTATAGCAATGTGGCGGACCTGCGGAATGTCGCCTCTGAGGAATCGATCCCTCAAGTACAGATCATCTCACCAGCGCCTGGGCCCGCAACGCGCTCAATTACGCTACCTGGCACGATCAAGGCGTGGTCTTATGCGCCGATCTATGCGCAAGTCTCGGGCTATGTGACCAAGTGGTTCAAGGATTACGGGGCTCCGGCGAAGGCCGGCGAACTGCTTGCAACCGTCGACGCACCTGCTGTGGACGAGCAATACGAAAGCGCCCTCGCAGACCTCGAGGTCGCGCAAACGAACTACCAGCTCGCGAAGGTCACCGCGGCTCGTTGGAGCTCGCTCGCCGGCACCCAGGCGGTTTCGCAACAGGAAGTAGACGTGAAGGTCGCTGATGCTGCCGTGCAGATGGCGCAAGTCCACGCAGCCGAGCACAAGGTCGCGCGCTTCAAGGTACTGGAGGCTTTCAAGAAGATCGTTGCTCCTTTCGACGGTGTAGTCACGTCTCGGAATACCGACGTGGGCAACTACGTCAACGGAGCCGGTGGCGACGTCGGCGCACGCGGTTCGGATGACGAATTGTTCAGCGTGGCGGACATTCACGAGATGCGAGTCTTTGTTTCCGTGCCACAGGATTACTCCGGAATGCTCGAACCCGGCCTCACAGCCACGCTTACGTTGCCGCAGTATCCTGATCGGGTGTTCAAGGCATCTTTCGACACGACAGCGAACGCATTCAATCCGCAGACGCGCACTGTGGTGACAGAATTGCTCATCCCTAACCCAGATCACCTGATTTGGCCGGGCACCTACGCAGACGTGCATTTCGTCGCACCATCCGATCATGGTGTGCTGATCGTCCCCGAGCAGGCGTTGCTGTTTCGCGCGCAAGGGATGCAGGTCGCACTGCTCGACGCCAGCAATAAAGTACATCTGCAAGGTGTCAAACTTGGCCGCAATCTAGGTCAGACGGTCGAGATCGTAGGCGGTCTGAAACGTTCAGACCGGCTGATTCTCAATCCATCTGCTGGCACGCTAGAAGGGGAACAGGTGCGCATCGCCGCTGGTGTGCCGGGCATTGCGCCTGATGCAAAGTTCCGCCCCCCCGGGGCAGACGCTGCCACCATGAGTGATACGCAGCACGCAAAGGTTCAGGCCGCAACCGACAACGGGGATCAATGA
- a CDS encoding efflux transporter outer membrane subunit, with the protein MMGRARSSFRITCWAALTLLGGCDLAPVYTPPQTLLPERYQGTSPFVTASPQDQLSHGPWWQMFGDTQLDQLETQLDASNPDLQAAEQSYTQARDVVAEARSGLFPQLTTQAFVSGNRESAHALFHSGSNAEQQASNGYGAAAVWEPDFWDQIHNSVKQAKANAEGVAADVASARLSLELELANDYMAIHGLDTEHAVYVQTIRLYQNAVGIVQLRLAGKISSGLDVARAQNQLASAQAADTDVQAQRAVLVHAVAVLAGVNPSTFTLPALTNASAAVPTVPVGVPSDLLQRRPDVAQAERAMAAANAAIGVARAAFYPNIRLSASVGFEDTGFALASLPNSLWAVGASAMLPIFEGGLRRAELQQSRSIYVQTADHYRSVVLDAFRQVEDQLVLTDKLSTEAEQQRQALQAAAKVQDIALNLYTGGLDNYLNVTVAQIATLTAQIAEVQVETRRLQTAVALVGALGGGWTSSDLPSGDQTIPFSPLHLHEDD; encoded by the coding sequence ATGATGGGGCGCGCTCGATCTTCTTTCCGGATCACCTGCTGGGCAGCGCTAACGCTGCTTGGCGGCTGCGATCTCGCGCCGGTCTATACACCCCCGCAGACACTCCTACCGGAACGATACCAGGGCACGAGTCCATTCGTCACTGCGAGCCCGCAGGATCAGCTCTCGCACGGCCCCTGGTGGCAGATGTTCGGCGACACGCAACTGGATCAGCTTGAGACGCAGCTCGATGCGTCGAACCCTGATTTACAGGCCGCCGAACAATCTTATACGCAGGCACGCGATGTTGTAGCGGAAGCCCGTTCGGGGCTCTTCCCACAATTGACTACCCAAGCCTTCGTGTCTGGTAACAGGGAGTCCGCTCACGCGTTGTTCCACAGCGGTAGCAACGCCGAGCAGCAGGCTTCGAATGGATATGGCGCGGCGGCAGTCTGGGAACCCGACTTCTGGGACCAGATCCACAACAGCGTCAAACAGGCGAAGGCGAACGCAGAAGGCGTGGCGGCAGACGTTGCATCCGCACGCTTAAGTCTCGAACTGGAATTGGCAAATGACTACATGGCAATCCACGGTCTCGATACCGAGCACGCTGTCTATGTTCAAACGATCCGGCTTTATCAGAACGCAGTGGGAATCGTGCAGCTCCGTCTCGCCGGCAAGATTTCTTCTGGCCTCGATGTTGCACGTGCCCAGAACCAGCTCGCTTCGGCTCAGGCTGCGGACACCGACGTCCAGGCGCAGCGCGCTGTGCTGGTGCATGCCGTTGCTGTGCTGGCGGGGGTGAATCCGTCGACCTTCACGCTGCCGGCTTTGACGAACGCGTCGGCCGCGGTCCCGACGGTACCCGTGGGGGTACCGTCCGACCTGCTTCAACGGAGGCCCGATGTAGCCCAGGCCGAGCGTGCCATGGCAGCGGCCAACGCCGCCATTGGCGTGGCCCGCGCCGCGTTCTATCCCAACATTCGTCTTAGCGCTTCGGTGGGTTTTGAAGATACCGGCTTTGCACTGGCATCGCTACCCAACAGCCTCTGGGCAGTCGGCGCGTCCGCAATGCTACCGATCTTTGAGGGCGGACTGCGCAGAGCTGAATTGCAGCAAAGCAGATCGATATATGTCCAGACCGCGGATCACTACCGCTCGGTTGTACTTGATGCTTTCCGGCAGGTGGAAGACCAACTGGTTCTGACCGACAAGCTAAGCACTGAGGCCGAACAACAGAGGCAGGCATTACAGGCCGCGGCGAAGGTACAAGACATCGCACTGAACCTCTATACAGGCGGCCTCGACAACTACCTGAACGTGACAGTCGCGCAGATAGCCACATTGACCGCGCAGATAGCCGAAGTCCAGGTGGAAACCCGGCGCTTGCAAACGGCGGTTGCACTGGTAGGCGCATTGGGCGGTGGGTGGACTTCCTCGGATCTACCCAGCGGAGATCAAACCATACCGTTTAGTCCGCTACACCTGCACGAAGACGACTAG